The following proteins come from a genomic window of Streptomyces liliiviolaceus:
- a CDS encoding ADP-ribosylglycohydrolase family protein — MTTTVRKQAATGALVGLALGDALGYPTEFKDVPSILAAYGPWRELELPDPAWITDDTQMTLAVARALRAAMDRGLLGPRELAESVRKEFIAWNRSPENNRAPGNTCLTACELLEREGRPWQDASQVGSKGCGANMRVAPIGLAPGLSDEQRAGAAQLQAALTHGHPTALAAADLTAHAIRLLAQGVEPTGLVGQLRSYAYENRTRYHERWLGDLWTRAQDPTPTHFIARGWDECLEALERLRQALRSPSPETDPCLATGAGWVAEEALATGLLSFLLFVDEPVTALRRAACTSGDSDSIACLAGAFAGAYLGADAWPTEWADRIEHQGDLVALGALWDA; from the coding sequence ATGACCACGACCGTCAGGAAGCAGGCCGCCACCGGGGCGTTGGTGGGGCTCGCCCTCGGGGACGCGCTCGGCTACCCGACCGAGTTCAAGGACGTGCCGTCGATCCTTGCCGCGTACGGGCCCTGGCGGGAGCTGGAGTTGCCGGATCCCGCGTGGATCACCGATGACACGCAGATGACGCTGGCGGTGGCGCGGGCGCTGCGCGCCGCGATGGACAGAGGGCTGCTCGGTCCACGGGAGCTGGCTGAGTCGGTGCGCAAGGAGTTCATCGCCTGGAACCGCTCACCGGAGAACAACCGCGCACCGGGCAACACCTGCCTCACGGCCTGCGAACTGCTGGAGCGCGAAGGCCGGCCCTGGCAGGACGCCAGCCAAGTGGGGTCCAAGGGCTGCGGCGCCAACATGCGCGTGGCGCCCATCGGTCTCGCCCCCGGCCTCAGTGACGAACAGCGGGCGGGCGCGGCCCAGTTGCAGGCCGCCCTCACGCACGGCCATCCGACGGCGCTGGCCGCCGCCGACCTCACCGCGCACGCGATACGGCTGCTCGCGCAGGGCGTCGAACCGACCGGCCTGGTCGGGCAGCTCCGCTCGTACGCGTACGAGAACCGGACGCGCTATCACGAGCGCTGGCTCGGCGATCTGTGGACCCGCGCCCAGGATCCGACGCCCACGCACTTCATCGCGCGGGGCTGGGACGAGTGCCTGGAGGCCCTGGAGCGGCTTCGGCAGGCCCTGCGGTCGCCGTCGCCCGAGACGGACCCGTGCCTGGCCACCGGCGCCGGGTGGGTCGCGGAGGAGGCCCTCGCGACCGGCCTGCTGAGTTTTCTGCTCTTCGTGGACGAGCCGGTGACGGCCCTGCGCCGGGCCGCCTGCACCTCGGGGGACTCGGACTCCATCGCGTGTCTGGCCGGTGCCTTCGCGGGGGCGTACCTCGGTGCCGACGCCTGGCCGACAGAGTGGGCCGACCGGATCGAGCACCAGGGCGACCTGGTGGCGCTGGGCGCGCTCTGGGACGCCTGA
- a CDS encoding Rieske (2Fe-2S) protein, whose amino-acid sequence MTHPATRRTMLATGAASALLLGCSKYGDENGGGDTEEAPSAAPSGTAGGAAPGGKELTRTADVPVGGGKIFKDEKVVVTQPEKGGFKAFSAVCTHQGCVVANVSDGTINCTCHGSKFRVADGSVAGGPAPKPLPARRITVEGDSISLA is encoded by the coding sequence ATGACCCATCCCGCGACGCGGCGCACGATGCTCGCGACGGGCGCGGCGAGCGCGCTGCTCCTGGGCTGCAGCAAGTACGGGGACGAGAACGGCGGGGGCGACACGGAGGAAGCACCCTCCGCGGCCCCCTCGGGCACCGCCGGCGGTGCGGCGCCCGGCGGCAAGGAACTCACCAGAACCGCCGACGTCCCGGTGGGCGGCGGAAAGATCTTCAAGGACGAGAAGGTCGTCGTCACCCAGCCGGAGAAGGGCGGCTTCAAGGCCTTCTCGGCGGTCTGCACCCACCAGGGCTGTGTCGTCGCCAACGTCTCGGACGGCACGATCAACTGCACGTGCCACGGCAGCAAGTTCCGGGTCGCCGACGGCTCGGTGGCCGGCGGCCCGGCCCCGAAGCCGCTGCCGGCGAGGCGGATCACGGTCGAGGGGGACTCGATCAGCCTCGCCTGA
- a CDS encoding DUF6529 family protein — MTVDPNAPTQGFPAPDPSSRGPGAARYLVPALVAGAVAVGLGVYGNMHDPEGTAFNLAGFSSTSAVKSWLATVAVGFAVVQLVSALMLYGRLPGPSWSSVLHRWSGRIAFLVAVPVAVHCLYALGYQTYEPRVLWHSLLGCFFFGAFSAKMLLLRTERLPGWLLPVVGGLVFSALTVIWLTSALWFFRTFGVTT; from the coding sequence ATGACAGTGGACCCGAACGCCCCGACCCAGGGTTTCCCCGCACCCGACCCGTCCAGCCGGGGCCCGGGAGCCGCCCGCTATCTCGTACCCGCCCTGGTCGCGGGCGCCGTCGCGGTCGGCCTCGGTGTCTACGGGAACATGCACGACCCGGAGGGCACCGCCTTCAACCTCGCGGGCTTCAGCAGCACGAGCGCGGTGAAGTCCTGGCTGGCCACGGTCGCGGTGGGCTTCGCGGTCGTCCAGCTCGTCTCGGCACTCATGCTGTACGGGCGACTGCCGGGCCCGAGCTGGTCAAGCGTACTGCACCGCTGGTCGGGCCGGATCGCGTTCCTGGTCGCGGTACCCGTGGCGGTGCACTGTCTGTACGCGTTGGGCTATCAGACGTACGAGCCGCGCGTCCTGTGGCACTCGCTCCTCGGTTGCTTCTTCTTCGGCGCCTTCAGCGCCAAGATGCTGCTGCTGCGCACCGAGCGACTGCCCGGCTGGCTGCTGCCCGTCGTCGGCGGGCTCGTCTTCTCCGCCCTCACCGTCATCTGGCTGACCTCCGCCCTCTGGTTCTTCCGCACCTTCGGAGTGACGACATGA